One part of the Arabidopsis thaliana chromosome 1 sequence genome encodes these proteins:
- a CDS encoding Avr9/Cf-9 rapidly elicited protein (unknown protein; BEST Arabidopsis thaliana protein match is: unknown protein (TAIR:AT3G16330.1); Has 114 Blast hits to 114 proteins in 15 species: Archae - 0; Bacteria - 0; Metazoa - 0; Fungi - 0; Plants - 114; Viruses - 0; Other Eukaryotes - 0 (source: NCBI BLink).) has product MDQNVPISKKLWNIVRFLLYMIRKGVSKNKLIADFNATLKRGKNLMFHQRRRVHAGSTASAALNATSATASSRQEYEFSCSNTPNYSFPFSNMAFMRKKSHNNLFTCGQTPQTLDDDVAAARAVLELLNGVGEKGNVTPADLTVALSPYFPGFGQTPLVRPLRVTDSPFPLTPENGDVANGHVDKAADDFIKKFYKNLNQQKKMIEFS; this is encoded by the coding sequence ATGGATCAAAACGTACCAATAAGCAAGAAGCTATGGAACATCGTACGTTTTCTCTTGTACATGATCCGCAAAGGCGTctcaaaaaacaaactcatCGCTGACTTCAACGCCACTCTCAAACGTGGCAAGAACCTCATGTTCCACCAACGTCGTCGTGTCCACGCCGGTTCCACCGCCTCAGCCGCTCTAAACGCTACTTCAGCCACCGCGTCATCGCGACAAGAGTACGAGTTTAGCTGCAGCAACACTCCAAACTATTCATTCCCTTTCTCTAATATGGCTTTCATGAGGAAAAAGAGTCACAATAATCTCTTCACGTGTGGTCAAACGCCTCAGACGCTTGACGACGACGTAGCCGCCGCTAGAGCCGTTCTTGAGCTTCTTAACGGCGTTGGAGAGAAAGGAAACGTCACGCCGGCAGATTTAACGGTGGCTTTGTCTCCTTATTTCCCCGGTTTTGGACAGACTCCATTGGTTAGACCGTTAAGAGTAACGGACTCACCGTTTCCGTTAACGCCGGAAAATGGTGATGTGGCTAATGGACACGTTGACAAAGCAGCTG
- the ATHB-15 gene encoding Homeobox-leucine zipper family protein / lipid-binding START domain-containing protein (ATHB-15; CONTAINS InterPro DOMAIN/s: Homeobox (InterPro:IPR001356), Homeodomain-like (InterPro:IPR009057), Lipid-binding START (InterPro:IPR002913), MEKHLA (InterPro:IPR013978), Homeodomain-related (InterPro:IPR012287); BEST Arabidopsis thaliana protein match is: homeobox gene 8 (TAIR:AT4G32880.1); Has 3139 Blast hits to 3068 proteins in 257 species: Archae - 0; Bacteria - 18; Metazoa - 766; Fungi - 90; Plants - 2230; Viruses - 0; Other Eukaryotes - 35 (source: NCBI BLink).), translated as MAMSCKDGKLGCLDNGKYVRYTPEQVEALERLYHDCPKPSSIRRQQLIRECPILSNIEPKQIKVWFQNRRCREKQRKEASRLQAVNRKLTAMNKLLMEENDRLQKQVSQLVHENSYFRQHTPNPSLPAKDTSCESVVTSGQHQLASQNPQRDASPAGLLSIAEETLAEFLSKATGTAVEWVQMPGMKPGPDSIGIIAISHGCTGVAARACGLVGLEPTRVAEIVKDRPSWFRECRAVEVMNVLPTANGGTVELLYMQLYAPTTLAPPRDFWLLRYTSVLEDGSLVVCERSLKSTQNGPSMPLVQNFVRAEMLSSGYLIRPCDGGGSIIHIVDHMDLEACSVPEVLRPLYESPKVLAQKTTMAALRQLKQIAQEVTQTNSSVNGWGRRPAALRALSQRLSRGFNEAVNGFTDEGWSVIGDSMDDVTITVNSSPDKLMGLNLTFANGFAPVSNVVLCAKASMLLQNVPPAILLRFLREHRSEWADNNIDAYLAAAVKVGPCSARVGGFGGQVILPLAHTIEHEEFMEVIKLEGLGHSPEDAIVPRDIFLLQLCSGMDENAVGTCAELIFAPIDASFADDAPLLPSGFRIIPLDSAKQEVSSPNRTLDLASALEIGSAGTKASTDQSGNSTCARSVMTIAFEFGIESHMQEHVASMARQYVRGIISSVQRVALALSPSHISSQVGLRTPLGTPEAQTLARWICQSYRGYMGVELLKSNSDGNESILKNLWHHTDAIICCSMKALPVFTFANQAGLDMLETTLVALQDISLEKIFDDNGRKTLCSEFPQIMQQGFACLQGGICLSSMGRPVSYERAVAWKVLNEEENAHCICFVFINWSFV; from the exons ATGGCAATGTCTTGCAAGGATGGTAAGTTGGGATGTTTGGATAATGGGAAGTATGTGAGGTATACACCTGAACAAGTTGAAGCACTTGAGAGGCTTTATCATGACTGTCCTAAACCGAGTTCTATTCGCCGTCAGCAGTTGATCAGAGAGTGTCCTATTCTCTCTAACATTGAGCCTAAACAGATCAAAGTGTGGTTTCAGAACCGAAG ATgtagagagaaacaaaggaaAGAGGCTTCACGGCTTCAAGCTGTGAATCGGAAGTTGACGGCAATGAACAAGCTCTTGATGGAGGAGAATGacaggttgcagaagcaagTGTCACAGCTGGTCCATGAAAACAGCTACTTCCGTCAACATACTCCAAAT ccTTCACTCCCAGCTAAAGACACAAGCTGTGAATCGGTGGTGACGAGTGGTCAGCACCAATTGGCATCTCAAAATCCTCAGAGAGATGCTAGTCCTGCAGG ACTTTTGTCCATTGCAGAAGAAACTTTAGCAGAGTTTCTTTCAAAGGCAACTGGAACCGCTGTTGAGTGGGTTCAGATGCCTGGAATGAAG CCTGGTCCGGATTCCATTGGAATCATCGCTATTTCTCATGGTTGCACTGGTGTGGCAGCACGCGCCTGTGGCCTAGTGGGTCTTGAGCCTACAAGG GTTGCAGAGATTGTCAAGGATCGTCCTTCGTGGTTCCGCGAATGTCGAGCTGTTGAAGTTATGAACGTGTTGCCAACTGCCAATGGTGGAACCGTTGAGCTGCTTTATATGCAG CTCTATGCACCAACTACATTGGCCCCACCACGCGATTTCTGGCTGTTACGTTACACCTCTGTTTTAGAAGATGGCAGCCTTGTG GTGTGCGAGAGATCTCTTAAGAGCACTCAAAATGGTCCTAGTATGCCACTGGTTCAGAATTTTGTGAGAGCAGAGATGCTTTCCAGTGGGTACTTGATACGGCCTTGTGATGGTGGTGgctcaatcatacacatagtGGATCATATGGATTTGGAG GCTTGTAGCGTGCCTGAGGTCTTGCGCCCGCTCTATGAGTCACCCAAAGTACTTGCACAGAAGACAACAATGGCG GCACTGCGTCAGCTCAAGCAAATAGCTCAGGAGGTTACTCAGACTAATAGTAGTGTTAATGGGTGGGGACGGCGTCCTGCTGCCTTAAGAGCTCTCAGCCAGAGGCTAAGCAG AGGCTTCAATGAAGCTGTAAATGGTTTCACTGATGAAGGATGGTCAGTGATAGGAGATAGCATGGATGATGTCACAATCACTGTAAACTCTTCTCCAGACAAGCTAATGGGTCTAAATCTTACATTTGCCAATGGCTTTGCTCCTGTAAGCAATGTTGTTTTATGCGCAAAAGCATCAATGCTTTTACAG AATGTTCCTCCGGCGATCCTGCTTCGGTTTCTGAGGGAGCATAGGTCAGAATGGGCTGACAACAACATTGATGCGTATCTAGCAGCAGCAGTTAAAGTAGGGCCTTGTAGTGCCCGAGTTGGAGGATTTGGAGGGCAGGTTATACTTCCACTTGCTCATACTATTGAGCATGAAGAG tTTATGGAAGTCATCAAATTGGAAGGTCTTGGTCATTCCCCTGAAGATGCAATCGTTCCAAGAGatatcttccttcttcaa cTTTGTAGCGGAATGGATGAAAATGCTGTAGGAACCTGTGCGGAACTTATATTTGCTCCAATCGATGCTTCGTTTGCGGATGATGCACCTCTGCTTCCTTCTGGTTTTCGTATTATCCCTCTTGATTCCGcaaag CAGGAAGTATCTAGCCCAAACCGAACCTTGGATCTTGCTTCGGCACTGGAAATTGGTTCAGCTGGAACAAAAGCCTCAACTGATCAATCAGGAAACTCCACATGTGCAAGATCTGTGATGACAATAGCATTTGAGTTTGGTATCGAGAGCCATATGCAAGAACATGTAGCATCCATGGCTAGGCAGTATGTTCGAGGTATCATATCATCGGTGCAGAGAGTAGCATTggctctttctccttctcataTCAGCTCACAAGTTGGTCTACGCACTCCTTTGGGTACTCCTGAAGCCCAAACACTTGCTCGTTGGATTTGCCAGAGTTACAG GGGCTACATGGGTGTTGAGCTACTTAAATCAAACAGTGACGGCAATGAATCTATTCTTAAGAATCTTTGGCATCACACTGATGCTATAATCTGCTGCTCAATGAAG GCCTTGCCCGTCTTCACATTTGCAAACCAGGCGGGACTTGACATGCTGGAGACTACATTAGTTGCTCTTCAAGACATCTCTTTAGAGAAGATATTTGATGACAATGGAAGAAAGACTCTTTGCTCTGAGTTCCCACAGATCATGCAACAG GGCTTCGCGTGCCTTCAAGGCGGGATATGTCTCTCAAGCATGGGGAGACCAGTTTCGTATGAGAGAGCAGTTGCTTGGAAAGTActcaatgaagaagaaaatgctCATTGCATCTGCTTTGTGTTCATCAATTGGTCCTTTGTGTGA
- the ATHB-15 gene encoding Homeobox-leucine zipper family protein / lipid-binding START domain-containing protein (ATHB-15; CONTAINS InterPro DOMAIN/s: Homeobox (InterPro:IPR001356), Homeodomain-like (InterPro:IPR009057), Lipid-binding START (InterPro:IPR002913), MEKHLA (InterPro:IPR013978), Homeodomain-related (InterPro:IPR012287); BEST Arabidopsis thaliana protein match is: homeobox gene 8 (TAIR:AT4G32880.1); Has 3146 Blast hits to 3075 proteins in 258 species: Archae - 0; Bacteria - 18; Metazoa - 766; Fungi - 90; Plants - 2237; Viruses - 0; Other Eukaryotes - 35 (source: NCBI BLink).), translated as MAMSCKDGKLGCLDNGKYVRYTPEQVEALERLYHDCPKPSSIRRQQLIRECPILSNIEPKQIKVWFQNRRCREKQRKEASRLQAVNRKLTAMNKLLMEENDRLQKQVSQLVHENSYFRQHTPNPSLPAKDTSCESVVTSGQHQLASQNPQRDASPAGLLSIAEETLAEFLSKATGTAVEWVQMPGMKPGPDSIGIIAISHGCTGVAARACGLVGLEPTRVAEIVKDRPSWFRECRAVEVMNVLPTANGGTVELLYMQLYAPTTLAPPRDFWLLRYTSVLEDGSLVVCERSLKSTQNGPSMPLVQNFVRAEMLSSGYLIRPCDGGGSIIHIVDHMDLEACSVPEVLRPLYESPKVLAQKTTMAALRQLKQIAQEVTQTNSSVNGWGRRPAALRALSQRLSRGFNEAVNGFTDEGWSVIGDSMDDVTITVNSSPDKLMGLNLTFANGFAPVSNVVLCAKASMLLQNVPPAILLRFLREHRSEWADNNIDAYLAAAVKVGPCSARVGGFGGQVILPLAHTIEHEEFMEVIKLEGLGHSPEDAIVPRDIFLLQLCSGMDENAVGTCAELIFAPIDASFADDAPLLPSGFRIIPLDSAKEVSSPNRTLDLASALEIGSAGTKASTDQSGNSTCARSVMTIAFEFGIESHMQEHVASMARQYVRGIISSVQRVALALSPSHISSQVGLRTPLGTPEAQTLARWICQSYRGYMGVELLKSNSDGNESILKNLWHHTDAIICCSMKALPVFTFANQAGLDMLETTLVALQDISLEKIFDDNGRKTLCSEFPQIMQQGFACLQGGICLSSMGRPVSYERAVAWKVLNEEENAHCICFVFINWSFV; from the exons ATGGCAATGTCTTGCAAGGATGGTAAGTTGGGATGTTTGGATAATGGGAAGTATGTGAGGTATACACCTGAACAAGTTGAAGCACTTGAGAGGCTTTATCATGACTGTCCTAAACCGAGTTCTATTCGCCGTCAGCAGTTGATCAGAGAGTGTCCTATTCTCTCTAACATTGAGCCTAAACAGATCAAAGTGTGGTTTCAGAACCGAAG ATgtagagagaaacaaaggaaAGAGGCTTCACGGCTTCAAGCTGTGAATCGGAAGTTGACGGCAATGAACAAGCTCTTGATGGAGGAGAATGacaggttgcagaagcaagTGTCACAGCTGGTCCATGAAAACAGCTACTTCCGTCAACATACTCCAAAT ccTTCACTCCCAGCTAAAGACACAAGCTGTGAATCGGTGGTGACGAGTGGTCAGCACCAATTGGCATCTCAAAATCCTCAGAGAGATGCTAGTCCTGCAGG ACTTTTGTCCATTGCAGAAGAAACTTTAGCAGAGTTTCTTTCAAAGGCAACTGGAACCGCTGTTGAGTGGGTTCAGATGCCTGGAATGAAG CCTGGTCCGGATTCCATTGGAATCATCGCTATTTCTCATGGTTGCACTGGTGTGGCAGCACGCGCCTGTGGCCTAGTGGGTCTTGAGCCTACAAGG GTTGCAGAGATTGTCAAGGATCGTCCTTCGTGGTTCCGCGAATGTCGAGCTGTTGAAGTTATGAACGTGTTGCCAACTGCCAATGGTGGAACCGTTGAGCTGCTTTATATGCAG CTCTATGCACCAACTACATTGGCCCCACCACGCGATTTCTGGCTGTTACGTTACACCTCTGTTTTAGAAGATGGCAGCCTTGTG GTGTGCGAGAGATCTCTTAAGAGCACTCAAAATGGTCCTAGTATGCCACTGGTTCAGAATTTTGTGAGAGCAGAGATGCTTTCCAGTGGGTACTTGATACGGCCTTGTGATGGTGGTGgctcaatcatacacatagtGGATCATATGGATTTGGAG GCTTGTAGCGTGCCTGAGGTCTTGCGCCCGCTCTATGAGTCACCCAAAGTACTTGCACAGAAGACAACAATGGCG GCACTGCGTCAGCTCAAGCAAATAGCTCAGGAGGTTACTCAGACTAATAGTAGTGTTAATGGGTGGGGACGGCGTCCTGCTGCCTTAAGAGCTCTCAGCCAGAGGCTAAGCAG AGGCTTCAATGAAGCTGTAAATGGTTTCACTGATGAAGGATGGTCAGTGATAGGAGATAGCATGGATGATGTCACAATCACTGTAAACTCTTCTCCAGACAAGCTAATGGGTCTAAATCTTACATTTGCCAATGGCTTTGCTCCTGTAAGCAATGTTGTTTTATGCGCAAAAGCATCAATGCTTTTACAG AATGTTCCTCCGGCGATCCTGCTTCGGTTTCTGAGGGAGCATAGGTCAGAATGGGCTGACAACAACATTGATGCGTATCTAGCAGCAGCAGTTAAAGTAGGGCCTTGTAGTGCCCGAGTTGGAGGATTTGGAGGGCAGGTTATACTTCCACTTGCTCATACTATTGAGCATGAAGAG tTTATGGAAGTCATCAAATTGGAAGGTCTTGGTCATTCCCCTGAAGATGCAATCGTTCCAAGAGatatcttccttcttcaa cTTTGTAGCGGAATGGATGAAAATGCTGTAGGAACCTGTGCGGAACTTATATTTGCTCCAATCGATGCTTCGTTTGCGGATGATGCACCTCTGCTTCCTTCTGGTTTTCGTATTATCCCTCTTGATTCCGcaaag GAAGTATCTAGCCCAAACCGAACCTTGGATCTTGCTTCGGCACTGGAAATTGGTTCAGCTGGAACAAAAGCCTCAACTGATCAATCAGGAAACTCCACATGTGCAAGATCTGTGATGACAATAGCATTTGAGTTTGGTATCGAGAGCCATATGCAAGAACATGTAGCATCCATGGCTAGGCAGTATGTTCGAGGTATCATATCATCGGTGCAGAGAGTAGCATTggctctttctccttctcataTCAGCTCACAAGTTGGTCTACGCACTCCTTTGGGTACTCCTGAAGCCCAAACACTTGCTCGTTGGATTTGCCAGAGTTACAG GGGCTACATGGGTGTTGAGCTACTTAAATCAAACAGTGACGGCAATGAATCTATTCTTAAGAATCTTTGGCATCACACTGATGCTATAATCTGCTGCTCAATGAAG GCCTTGCCCGTCTTCACATTTGCAAACCAGGCGGGACTTGACATGCTGGAGACTACATTAGTTGCTCTTCAAGACATCTCTTTAGAGAAGATATTTGATGACAATGGAAGAAAGACTCTTTGCTCTGAGTTCCCACAGATCATGCAACAG GGCTTCGCGTGCCTTCAAGGCGGGATATGTCTCTCAAGCATGGGGAGACCAGTTTCGTATGAGAGAGCAGTTGCTTGGAAAGTActcaatgaagaagaaaatgctCATTGCATCTGCTTTGTGTTCATCAATTGGTCCTTTGTGTGA
- the ATHB-15 gene encoding Homeobox-leucine zipper family protein / lipid-binding START domain-containing protein (ATHB-15; CONTAINS InterPro DOMAIN/s: Homeobox (InterPro:IPR001356), Homeodomain-like (InterPro:IPR009057), Lipid-binding START (InterPro:IPR002913), MEKHLA (InterPro:IPR013978), Homeodomain-related (InterPro:IPR012287); BEST Arabidopsis thaliana protein match is: homeobox gene 8 (TAIR:AT4G32880.1); Has 3126 Blast hits to 3055 proteins in 249 species: Archae - 0; Bacteria - 0; Metazoa - 767; Fungi - 91; Plants - 2233; Viruses - 0; Other Eukaryotes - 35 (source: NCBI BLink).) codes for MAMSCKDGKLGCLDNGKYVRYTPEQVEALERLYHDCPKPSSIRRQQLIRECPILSNIEPKQIKVWFQNRRCREKQRKEASRLQAVNRKLTAMNKLLMEENDRLQKQVSQLVHENSYFRQHTPNPSLPAKDTSCESVVTSGQHQLASQNPQRDASPAGLLSIAEETLAEFLSKATGTAVEWVQMPGMKPGPDSIGIIAISHGCTGVAARACGLVGLEPTRVAEIVKDRPSWFRECRAVEVMNVLPTANGGTVELLYMQLYAPTTLAPPRDFWLLRYTSVLEDGSLVVCERSLKSTQNGPSMPLVQNFVRAEMLSSGYLIRPCDGGGSIIHIVDHMDLEACSVPEVLRPLYESPKVLAQKTTMAALRQLKQIAQEVTQTNSSVNGWGRRPAALRALSQRLSRGFNEAVNGFTDEGWSVIGDSMDDVTITVNSSPDKLMGLNLTFANGFAPVSNVVLCAKASMLLQNVPPAILLRFLREHRSEWADNNIDAYLAAAVKVGPCSARVGGFGGQVILPLAHTIEHEEFMEVIKLEGLGHSPEDAIVPRDIFLLQLCSGMDENAVGTCAELIFAPIDASFADDAPLLPSGFRIIPLDSAKEVSSPNRTLDLASALEIGSAGTKASTDQSGNSTCARSVMTIAFEFGIESHMQEHVASMARQYVRGIISSVQRVALALSPSHISSQVGLRTPLGTPEAQTLARWICQSYRGYMGVELLKSNSDGNESILKNLWHHTDAIICCSMKALPVFTFANQAGLDMLETTLVALQDISLEKIFDDNGRKTLCSEFPQIMQQVLRNIF; via the exons ATGGCAATGTCTTGCAAGGATGGTAAGTTGGGATGTTTGGATAATGGGAAGTATGTGAGGTATACACCTGAACAAGTTGAAGCACTTGAGAGGCTTTATCATGACTGTCCTAAACCGAGTTCTATTCGCCGTCAGCAGTTGATCAGAGAGTGTCCTATTCTCTCTAACATTGAGCCTAAACAGATCAAAGTGTGGTTTCAGAACCGAAG ATgtagagagaaacaaaggaaAGAGGCTTCACGGCTTCAAGCTGTGAATCGGAAGTTGACGGCAATGAACAAGCTCTTGATGGAGGAGAATGacaggttgcagaagcaagTGTCACAGCTGGTCCATGAAAACAGCTACTTCCGTCAACATACTCCAAAT ccTTCACTCCCAGCTAAAGACACAAGCTGTGAATCGGTGGTGACGAGTGGTCAGCACCAATTGGCATCTCAAAATCCTCAGAGAGATGCTAGTCCTGCAGG ACTTTTGTCCATTGCAGAAGAAACTTTAGCAGAGTTTCTTTCAAAGGCAACTGGAACCGCTGTTGAGTGGGTTCAGATGCCTGGAATGAAG CCTGGTCCGGATTCCATTGGAATCATCGCTATTTCTCATGGTTGCACTGGTGTGGCAGCACGCGCCTGTGGCCTAGTGGGTCTTGAGCCTACAAGG GTTGCAGAGATTGTCAAGGATCGTCCTTCGTGGTTCCGCGAATGTCGAGCTGTTGAAGTTATGAACGTGTTGCCAACTGCCAATGGTGGAACCGTTGAGCTGCTTTATATGCAG CTCTATGCACCAACTACATTGGCCCCACCACGCGATTTCTGGCTGTTACGTTACACCTCTGTTTTAGAAGATGGCAGCCTTGTG GTGTGCGAGAGATCTCTTAAGAGCACTCAAAATGGTCCTAGTATGCCACTGGTTCAGAATTTTGTGAGAGCAGAGATGCTTTCCAGTGGGTACTTGATACGGCCTTGTGATGGTGGTGgctcaatcatacacatagtGGATCATATGGATTTGGAG GCTTGTAGCGTGCCTGAGGTCTTGCGCCCGCTCTATGAGTCACCCAAAGTACTTGCACAGAAGACAACAATGGCG GCACTGCGTCAGCTCAAGCAAATAGCTCAGGAGGTTACTCAGACTAATAGTAGTGTTAATGGGTGGGGACGGCGTCCTGCTGCCTTAAGAGCTCTCAGCCAGAGGCTAAGCAG AGGCTTCAATGAAGCTGTAAATGGTTTCACTGATGAAGGATGGTCAGTGATAGGAGATAGCATGGATGATGTCACAATCACTGTAAACTCTTCTCCAGACAAGCTAATGGGTCTAAATCTTACATTTGCCAATGGCTTTGCTCCTGTAAGCAATGTTGTTTTATGCGCAAAAGCATCAATGCTTTTACAG AATGTTCCTCCGGCGATCCTGCTTCGGTTTCTGAGGGAGCATAGGTCAGAATGGGCTGACAACAACATTGATGCGTATCTAGCAGCAGCAGTTAAAGTAGGGCCTTGTAGTGCCCGAGTTGGAGGATTTGGAGGGCAGGTTATACTTCCACTTGCTCATACTATTGAGCATGAAGAG tTTATGGAAGTCATCAAATTGGAAGGTCTTGGTCATTCCCCTGAAGATGCAATCGTTCCAAGAGatatcttccttcttcaa cTTTGTAGCGGAATGGATGAAAATGCTGTAGGAACCTGTGCGGAACTTATATTTGCTCCAATCGATGCTTCGTTTGCGGATGATGCACCTCTGCTTCCTTCTGGTTTTCGTATTATCCCTCTTGATTCCGcaaag GAAGTATCTAGCCCAAACCGAACCTTGGATCTTGCTTCGGCACTGGAAATTGGTTCAGCTGGAACAAAAGCCTCAACTGATCAATCAGGAAACTCCACATGTGCAAGATCTGTGATGACAATAGCATTTGAGTTTGGTATCGAGAGCCATATGCAAGAACATGTAGCATCCATGGCTAGGCAGTATGTTCGAGGTATCATATCATCGGTGCAGAGAGTAGCATTggctctttctccttctcataTCAGCTCACAAGTTGGTCTACGCACTCCTTTGGGTACTCCTGAAGCCCAAACACTTGCTCGTTGGATTTGCCAGAGTTACAG GGGCTACATGGGTGTTGAGCTACTTAAATCAAACAGTGACGGCAATGAATCTATTCTTAAGAATCTTTGGCATCACACTGATGCTATAATCTGCTGCTCAATGAAG GCCTTGCCCGTCTTCACATTTGCAAACCAGGCGGGACTTGACATGCTGGAGACTACATTAGTTGCTCTTCAAGACATCTCTTTAGAGAAGATATTTGATGACAATGGAAGAAAGACTCTTTGCTCTGAGTTCCCACAGATCATGCAACAGGTTCTTAGAAACATTTTCTGA